In the Chlorobium limicola DSM 245 genome, one interval contains:
- a CDS encoding cupin domain-containing protein yields MLKADYWIERLELEPHPEGGFYRETYRSRRTCRFEANEPFGGERNHATSIYYLLKYGERSKLHRIHSDELWFFHAGQPLSVHVFPPEGTPSAFTLGDSPHKGEVLQEVVRAENWFGACHAPESAAKNGYSLVSCVVAPGFDFRDFLFAERAPLLERYPSFSAVIDRLT; encoded by the coding sequence ATGCTAAAAGCTGACTACTGGATAGAGCGACTCGAACTTGAACCGCATCCCGAAGGAGGATTCTACCGGGAGACGTACCGGAGCCGGAGAACTTGCCGTTTCGAGGCAAACGAACCCTTCGGGGGAGAGAGAAACCATGCGACCTCGATCTATTATCTCCTGAAATACGGCGAACGATCGAAACTGCATCGCATTCATTCGGATGAACTGTGGTTTTTCCATGCAGGTCAACCACTTTCGGTTCATGTGTTTCCTCCCGAAGGAACTCCCTCCGCATTCACCCTTGGCGATTCGCCTCATAAAGGCGAGGTGCTGCAGGAGGTCGTTCGGGCTGAAAACTGGTTCGGGGCCTGTCATGCTCCGGAAAGTGCCGCAAAAAATGGTTACAGCCTGGTAAGCTGCGTCGTCGCTCCCGGTTTCGATTTCAGAGATTTCCTCTTCGCCGAAAGAGCACCGCTGCTTGAACGGTATCCGTCGTTTTCTGCAGTTATCGATCGCCTGACATGA